Within Chaetodon auriga isolate fChaAug3 chromosome 7, fChaAug3.hap1, whole genome shotgun sequence, the genomic segment GTCATAAAAATCCCGTCATAATCTATTTTTACCGGTCACTTaaattttttaaatgataataatgatatatTCAATAgcatttaattttcattcatttttaattaatattcAGTCCGAACAAGCTTAACAGTGAATCCACACCGTGCCATCACACATCAAGCAGATGAATATGTAAATTTTCTCCGCAGTGACAAAAACCACTAACTGTGGCCCCAGTAGCTACATATGAACAATGCAATTAAACGATTGCACTTAAAATATGAACAGTTCATCTGCTGTGGCCTGAACGCAGTCTCACACCTTCCTCCTGGTCCGCATGGACTTGAATTGGGTGCCCGCTTGTGCGTAATCAAATGTCTCAAGTGGGATTGCTGCAGAGGCTATTGTCATGAGGTTTTGGACTTTTGCCTCAGACAGACGACTTCTCATGGCTGTTTTGATGTTGTTCTGGAGGCTGAATCCGCGCTCTGCTGCCACACTGGAGACTGGAATTACAAGCGCCACTTCAGCCAAAGTTTTGAAATCAGGGAACATTTCTCCAAGTGAAGTGATCAGAAGTCGGCAAGACTCTCTGAACGAGGGTTTTCCTGATCCCGCAAGCACTCGCTTCAGCGGGAGGAAATCCCGCAGCATGCGCTCCTTCTGCACCAGTGGTTCAGCTGCACCGGTCTGTGACCCGTAGTGGTCACAGACGCGCTCTAAAGCCTCCTGTCCATAACTCTTCAATGCGCTGTCAGCACCCGGATAGCGAGATGCATTGAGTACGGTGTCCAGGTCAGAGATGGTGCTCAGATGCTCTGATGGGAATctttttttgattgatttgattacCTCCGCGATGTACTCTGTGCGTAAAGTTGAAAATGTCTGCGCGTCTGCATGTGTAAGTGTGACGCCACAGAACTTGCCATCTTGTGAGGCCTCGTTGAATTTTTTCTCCGCCTCACCTGGCCCATTCATCAAGTCTTCCAGACTGGCCACAGTCATGCTCACGACAggtgagatggaggagatgtTAACGTCTTCTTTTTGGAAGGTGAGGTTCATGCGGTTCACCACGGGCAAAACGTCAGTCAGCAAGTGAGTCAAAGCAGGGAACGTGTATGTTTGAAGGTGCTTTCTGATGCCCTTAGCTACCGGGCAGTTTTTCGCATCTTCCTCCTCGCTCAACTCCGAAACCAGAGCAGCCCAGTTGGCACGTATGCCCTTAACTGCCCTCTCCAGCGACAGCCAGCGTGTAGCCGATGGTTGTTTTAGGCTCAGCAGGTCGTGTTCCCCCATTTCTTTTTGAAGTTCATTTAGTCTGTATGTTCGCACGGGGGAATTCTTGTAGTATGTGTATATGTTATTAACAGTGGTGACATATGCGCTTACTTGACGCACAGCCGTGGAGGCATCACGGGCAGCAAGCGCTGTCCTGTGCGCACCACAGTGAATGTTTACAAGGAAGGGACAGTCATTCTGGCGCAACTGCCGTGCAACTCCGGCCTTTCGACCCACCATCACATTCGCTCCATCACTTCCAAGTCCAACAACCCGAGCCATAGCGACCCCACGGCCCGACAGcacatcttttatttttgctgtgatgCATTCAGCAGTGCCAGAGGGAATTGCGTAATTGCCGATAAACGCAGTTTCAGGCTCCCCTTTCTGTTGAAGTGTCAGGTATGTGATTAGCATTTTCTCCACCGTGATATTAGTGGTTTCATCTACTATTATTCCAACATATCTGCTGTTGGCGATGCGGTCATCAATATCGCTGGTTATGGTCTTCGCTAAGGCCTCCTCCATCTCACTGACTGTCTCAtggtgggtgtatgtgtgtgcactgttaAGGTTTGGACAGCCGGCAGACTGTAAGAGGTTTATCAGGTCAGGATACAGGTGGCTTGGGGTGTTTGTTTTAGCCATATGCAGCACAACCttaagttgtgtttttaatgcctCGTTGCAGGCAACCTGTGATTTCTCCACATGCTTAATCATAGCCACACTCTGGTTGAGCACCCTTGAAGCCTCAACGTGGCTATGGCTATTTTGGTGGTCAGTTAATGCTGATTTCTGCATGTTCGTGCATCCTCGGACAAATCCGTTACTCATATTGGCTTTTTTACATATGTCGCAGAACATTtttccatcctccctcctcagccaGGAGAACTCCTGCTCCCACTGAACTCTGTACTCCCTCCTGACCTCCTTGCTGCCGCTTGCTCGCTCCGTAGTTACCGACGGCTGATTACTTGTTTGTCCTTCATCCTCCACTGCATCAGTCCCtcttttttcacctcttttATCGACACCATCATCGTTATTGGGCTTTTTGAAGAAACTTCGGACACTCAGCTGCCGTGACATTTTTCCGAGTGAAGCCAACGAGGTCATGCATCAAGAGAGACAATAGCTAATTAATATGGTCACTCGCCACCAAGTGGTCAGGGGTGTGAATTGCAATCTGTCAAAATGACAGATGGCCTTCAGATTTTTCCGTCACCGTTTTAAAAAACCGGTCAACGACGGAAAATTTTCGGTTAACGCGACCCCTGCATCTtacatttagcagctgttttAATAAGCTGACAACTTATTTCAATATTTACACTATTTATGAAAGAAGtcaacattttattgatggcaaACGTCAAATTTTACAGATACAGTAAACTTTAACCAATATAGGCTTCTTCTTTGTCACCCCTGTTGAAATCCCCAGACTATATTTTTGATTTAACTTCTTTATTGACTTTTTTGTGAGTTGTTGCTTCAGTAGTAACTATATACTATGTCTGTGACAAATTCTTAAATATTTGGGCCCTCTTGTACATTCGACAAATGTTATACAttgaagttatttttttctttgtgtaaaaaATGTGTCCGTTTTTCCTAGTGTATTGGCTGCTATCACTGGGACATCTTTTAAAGACAACAATGCATTTGGTCTTTGCAAAAGGAAAGATGCATGTGGTTATTTGCACATAGAGCAGGGAAGTTGAGATCCAAGTGGTCACTGGCCTACTTAGAGCTGTTGTGATCATATCACCGAAGACACACCATAATGCCAGTTAGAAACGGGGCCTATAGTGTctgctgtaaaataaatatagaaatggCAAAAAATCTTTACAATAGCTTAGACTGATTATAAGATAagtctttattgatcccacaccggggaaattaagtcattacagccagcaagtattaagACAGCCagcaaatattaatattattatgaCACATGACAGCAGTGGGCTTTGACAGTAAAGAACATGGTGTACTGCTTCATCTGAGAtaatgttgtttctgtcttgtAGGTAATATGATGAAGGTTTTGCGGGGGCATCAGAACTGGGTGTACTGCAGCGCTTTCTCTCCTAACTCCTCCATCCTGTGCTCAGTTGGTGCCAGCAAAGCAGTACGTGTACAAGTTTCTTGTTAATTTTTTGTTGGGTTTGCTAGCTAATCTGTGTGCAGTTGCTTGTGACCAGTTATGCTCAATCAGcctacaaatgaaaaaaaaaacaaccatatCTGCCCTGCCCTCCCATTTCCACCGTAGAACAAACTGTGCTCAGTGTGATAAAAAGTTGAGCTACCTGCATCTAGATTctgtttgggttttgtttgCAGTACAAAAAAGGCTGTTGATGTTCTGAAGTTTGCATGCATTGgagactgttttctctgttgtcatATATAAGGACATTTGTTTCCAGACCACACCTTTAAATCATTACAGCTGGggaatttgaaaataaattaatgaaacTTCCAAAAAACATTCTTTTGCAGTTTTGAAGACAATTCTGACTTTATGAAAGCCATCCATGTTGTCAGTCAGtttataaaagaaaaatattaccTTATATTATTACACGTTGAATTGACTTGCCATATATCTGCAGTCCTTGAAGCAGACATGTTTTTGGGTAATGATTCCATAGACTGGCCACTGTTAGTTCACCTTAACTACAGTGTTGCAGCCCTAGATCAATCTGAACATGTGGTGGTAATGGTAGACATGGTAGTAGCATTGTTAGGCTGTGTGTGTCCCTACAGTGTGTGTCTTGCTCTCCCTGTCACAGGTGGTGGCAGAGCTCAGTGTGTGATTGGTTTTGAACGGAGGGCCGCGCTGACATTTTGAGCAGCCGGTGTAAACTGGGGACGCACAGTGCACAATGCCCAAAGGCCTGGCCAGGGGCAGTCTGGCACCTGACCCGCAAGGTCAATCTGTACGTAGGTGCTGCTCCGTGTCTGTCTACCTCTGCTGTCGCAGTTCCtctatttattttaatttcagttcaaAACTGTCATTAGACTTATTATGAAGTACTCCATCCATCCCCCTCACCTACCACCTCTCTCCCAAAACCGCTTCCACACCTCCCCCCTTATCTTTAAATAGCTTTGTCAACAGAGTGCACGTTAGCCTCTCTTTTATTACCAGAATTTTAGAAGCTGCCAgtgctttgcaaatgttagACCAATTTCCTTTGTCATTGAATTATTGTACAGATTTCAAATTATTGTTGAtatacagaaataaaacatttttgtgcttttgcagAGCACTTGTACCCCACAAATATCAGCTGTTGCCTTAAAACTGTTGAACAGTCAACAAATTGTCTGGTtatgtggtaacttttctgtgTCCTTTTCTGATTTTATAAAGAGTATTTGAGTTTTTCTGCTGTTAGCAGCAACAGTGGAACAACAGTAACTTGTGCTGTATTTCATCAGCATTTCTCCACCAGCATAGTTGtgataaaaaacacagctgagaaatCCAACAGAGAAaattatgcaaatgttttaaCTTCAATTGGgaaactaaaaaataaaagtaggtagtacagagaggaagaaatgtgCTCAGGAAACTGAACCATTAGCTTGCATGTGACTGTTATGATTTTTATGTCGATCATTAAAtgcagttgttcacaagcagcATTTGCGGCACTTTTAAGCGATTTCAAATTAACCAAAGAGTGATATGGTATAGAAGTTACATAATTGCTTAGTTCTCAGATGATTCATGGATAAATATTTATGCTAAAACTTCAGACCATGTCTGCAGGATGCTTCCACAGATAATCACTTTTCAactagtgtatgtgtgtgtacagtatgtatgtgtgtatgtatgcatatgtgtacTTGCCAGAGGTATCAATCCTTTGGCCATAAAATATTCTTTTCTCTTGCAGTATCTGTCTCTCTTCGTAGGCTTCTGCCGGAGGTGCGAGCCTATTGTAAACACAGTGAACTAAAACTCTGAAAGGAGAAACCAGTGGAGTAACATTATGTTACCTTAAGTTActacttgttttattttctcatttttttgtgTAGACTTTTTTTGTTAAAATTATGGAAATATTTATGTAGTACATTTAATAATGTATTAAAATATGTATACATTTAAATTATGATGTTGTAGTTTAATGCTATTATCTAAAATATTGTAATGTTAATGGTAATTGTCAATGTAGGTGAAGTGTTGCATTTTGATATAGCCTTGCTGCTTGTGTAgcatgtgctgttttgtttgttcggTCTGGTTAAAGGTTACAAAGCTTTACAATGACATAACCTGAGCATAACTCTTTTTAATTCTGGTTTAATTTATGTTGCTTAATTTAATTTATAAATGCTTGATGTGCATATAGTAATGATAAGAGTAAAATGCCACATCTGTACTACACTGTATCCAGTCATTCCATGGGCTATAACAGTCCTCTCCTCACATTGCAGGTGTTCCTATGGAACATGGATAAGTACACATTGATCCGGAAGCTGGAAGGGCACCACAATGATGTGGTGTCTTGTGAGTTCTCACCAGATGGGGCGCTATTGGCTACTGCCTCATATGACACCCGGGTCATCGTGTGGGATCACCACAAGGCCACTGTCCTGCTGGAACTGGGGTACAAAATGCACACAATAGGATGTCTGGAATGCCTTATTCTTCAAAACTCAGCATCGAGTATCCTTACTATTTCCATTTGTCAGTCATTAAATTACTAAGTATTGGTATTGTATGTCATTATATAAAACACAAGTGttgtattttaatgaaaaaaatttAACCTTTTCTTCAGGGGATGCAGTGTGTTTAGTTGTGCATCTGCTGAAGACCCTGAGATGTGGTTAAAAGTCGCAGTAAAAACTAATAAGTGAACCTTCAGAAAACTTTCATGCAAggattgtttatttttatcaataTTTCAGCCAAAGATACTCTTTAAAGTGAGCCTATATGTAACTTTAGTTTAAAATAAGGCTGTAATTGCATAACCCTTGAGTGTAATGTGCACGGTTggaaatgaacatttttgtcAGCTGTCACTATGGTAGGTGGATTCCAAGCCTACGAGCCATTCAGTTTTGTTTACCTGCCACTTTCTTGTTTTAACCAGTagtgtgaaaaacatgaaaacaatgtaATATTCAAGCAATAGGCTATTTTATTCAATAAGGTAAATATTTAATAATCTCTTAAGGAAAATACTAACATCTCACTGACATAAATCACTCAGTTAATGAGAGCATGCCAacatatctctctctctctctctctctctctctctcacacacacacacacacacacacacacacagactataTATATACTCACTGTCCAACTGGGCTGTCGTCAGGCTGGTTAGTGCCCTCATGGCAGCCGTGACCTCTGCGGCTGATTTTCTTTGATCTGGTCTTGCTTACCTGGATGTGGCATTTGGATGATTTGTAGTCCTTTTTGGCTTCCAATTGTATGATTTTAGTCTTACTAATATAACTATTAGGTCTGTTATTGGTACCCAAAGTGTGTTGACGACATACCGAACATTGGCTAAAAGAACCAACCCTGGtactgtgtgtgaaagtgtgttttattgcttacgagtttaactttttatttcaaGAGAATCAATATGCTATTTCTTCTGTCGAAGTTATATACATATTAATTTACAACGGTgaagcttttctgtcttttacaaACAGTGAATGTTCATTGTTCATTGAACCTTTTTTCCCCACCTTTTAGccatctttttcctcctccatcacccatTTTCGCTGGAGGGGCAAATGACCGCTGGGTTCGCTCTCTGAGCTTCTGCCCTGACGGTCGCCACATTGCCAGCATTACTGATGACAGGTAAGACAATGAATGGCAGCAGAGTTAAAGTTTTATTCCATGatgtattttcttaatttttaaCTCTTTTTTATTAATATCTCTCTCAATatccagttttttgttttgtttttcaaatttgGGGGATCTTTCGAAatgaaatgctaacatgctgacattgcGGTATAAGCCCTCAGGAATTCTTTAAAAcccagaattttttttttttatttctaggATATTGTGTGCGTCATGGGGTTAGCTATATCACCATGGACATGTTTCAGCAGTAGATAAACAAGTGCACTGTTTGCATGGTTAGTATTTTAAAATTCTGAATGCGCAGTAATTTCAGTGTGAGCCTTGACAAAACTGCaagttcagctgtgtgtccctTGAGTGGATATGGTTGTTCACTAAAACCGTTTGTGCACATGGGATGAATTGTAAACAGCAGTGCAGCCGAAAAGCTTCGCTGtttgcttcagtgtgtttttaaatcctGCAGGGAGTCATGAGTATTAATGGAACATAGCTTCTGTATGTGACATGATTGGTAGATAGCTGTCAATTACTGTGATTGCTGTCTGGCCAAGCACTGAGTTGTTGCACGTGAAAAATCATAAAACGTGCACAACCCATGAGTTATTCCTTAaagggtggctgtggctcaggaagtGGAGCGgtcatccaccaatcaggaggtcggtggcTCGATCCCTGGCCACGGCAGTCCACATGCTAaagtatccttgagcaagataccgtgtcatcggtgtgtgaattcatatgtacatcactttggataaaagcgtaTGCCAAATGACTTTGTAATTGTAAAGGGGGCCGCTTGGCTTAAAAGGCACTGACGGAAACCCTGGACTGAGTATCACCATATTGTGgttcatttattgtcattttatgtAATAATAGaagtagcagttgcagtggatgtcaggcagggccatgacAGGAGAcatagctataatccacaatccagattcagccactatccatgggaacctgcgagacgacaaagcacagagactccagggaagaagctTAGTTAGTAACACTCcatggtaggacatgaaaacgtgtagatggagagggagagaaggacagaggagcttggtgtatctttggaggtcccccgacagtctaatgctatagcagcataactaggggctggctcaggcttgccctggGCCAGCCCTAACTAgaagatttatcaaaaaggaaagttttaagcttactcttaaatgtagagacagtgtctgcctcttagacaaagactggaagatggttccacaggagaggagcttgatgaATGCTgaatgctctggctcctgttctgcttttggagactttaggaaccataagtaagcctacattctgggaacgcagtgttctattggggtaataaggtaccatgagctctttaagataagatggtgcctgaccatttatggctttgtaagtaaggaggaggattttaaattctattctaagCTTTACAGGGAGACAGTACAGAGTGActaatatcagagaaatatgatctctcttcctcgtttttgtcagaacacgtgctgcagcattctggagcaactggagaatatttaGCAACGAATTTGGGCAacctgatagtaaggaattgcagtAATCCAACCTTGAAGTTACAAATGCATGGATTAGTTTTTCTGCGTCATTTttagacaggatgtgcctgatttttgcgatgttttacatgggagtgaaaggacatgtcttCTCAGCAGGATTCTTCTCACATCCACAGTGAGTACTGACAGTAAGGCCAGGTGGAGTTGACTTGACAGCTGACTCTTGTCAAGCAGATCAGCATAAAATGTGTTAAGCTCATCTGGCAATGTGGCCTCTCTCATGACACTATTGCTTTTGTAGCTTGTGATGTTCTGGATTGCTTGCCAGATATCTTTGGTGTGTTCGTGTTGAGGTCTCTCTTCAATGTCTATTGATGTTTCTGCTTTACCTCCTTGATGTCAGCTTTCAGTCTTGCTCTTGTGGTGTTGTATGTTTCATcaactgatggaaacacagatCTTTTGGCTCTAGATAGAGTTTTGGATATTTGGGGAATTACTTTATTGCATCTGTGATATATTTGGAAGGTTGCCACTGTGCTCTGACTATCTGGTTGGTTATCCTAAATCTCTGTGTCCATATATGAAACAGAGAGGGTCTTACTCAGCAGTGTACCAAGTTTGCTCAGTCATCTGTCTGGCAATACACAAAACTTTTTGGACATCTGGCATTCATCAATGTGTACACTTGCAGGGATACAATTTCTGCTTAAGGATGCAATGTAAGCTAACAGGTGAATGAAATCAACAATCACTGTGAATCACAGAGAATGGACTCACATAAAGTTGACAGGTGAGCATGACCATCAATCACTGTGACTCCACccaaaatggaaatgcattaaCCTCAAAGTAAATCATTCCTATGCATTAAAACTCATTACAGTTTCATCTGAAGTCTGTCAAGCCAGACTCAGTCAGAAATTTAGAATAACAAACATCCAAAAATACACATGTGCAAAACAACAATGGATCACTGTCAACCTCATGGTTCCCACAGTTCATAAAACAGATCAAATAAACTGTTGGTGACAAATATTCTGGAAAGACACATAATTTGTAATCCAAGCCATATAATATCCAACTCAAAAAATCTTCTTTGAACAATGTTTTAATTCCTTGCAGATATCTTTTTGCAGTGACCTACAAATGTATAAAAaggttattttatttatttatttatttttgggcAGCAAGGACAGGAACCATTCTGGAAGTTACAGTGCCATTTGGCTTACAGGAAGAGGATCAAACTGTTTTCCTCATTCATGGCAGTAGGATAGAGGGAAAAAATTGTGATTTGAAATCTTTTTtctaaaaacttttttttggatGGTAATGAAGAATAAATTAACCTATATGTAAAATCACTCACTACAGTCTGTTTtaaccataaaaacacaaagtaagtTCAATTTCTTGCATGCAGTTTGATTTCTGACAGCAGTGTCCTTatgttgttcttttttgtgtctctgctcaggCTGGTTCGTTTCTGGAGCATAGAGGAAAGGGCTCCTCAGGCCATCGCCTCTCTCACTAGTGGCCTCTGCTGTGCCTTCTCTGCTGAAGGAAGTGTCCTTGCTGCGGGGTAAGACATAACACATGTTCAGACtaggggtgggactcgatttaaaaaaaataatctaattaattagaggctttgtgattaattaatctcaattaatcgcagtttaatggtataacaatatttgccacaagaagccacattttgcttcatttgctccactGTGGGTTGCTGGCACCGCTTGCTCGTACTCGGACCAGGACTGCTAGCACTAACAGCTCCGgcggtttctgtgctcgctgcaacatgctttgcattcaggtggtaccgTAGGCTTGATGTGCTTCGGTGgtaggcaaattcttttttgcacaatttgcacaaaaccatgctcttatcttggacttggggcagccacgtatcccagaatgcattttgTAGCAACGGTAGCGGAGaagaggactcacaactgtaaagttacaagtctcgaaatactactgttttagtagtacggaatgtggttttaagattattttatgtgagaaagtggatgttaaaacttaaaatctgtggtcgattcatcacaATAGCGCGTactttaaaatttgctccaaagttttcgaagataaccggcagacgagctgcgatggtgacgtcatcaagtacgctgccatccctattgcagaatgaccgtcctgcgtcctcccgtcccggagagactgtactcccaggtcgaacttgctaagtccgaactgccaagttcgtaagttcgtaagtccgaacttgctaagtccgaactgccaagttcgtaagttcgtaagtccgaacttggcatacttggtattgagaaacgaccctagctctgacgcgtcttgtgcatcagtgtgatcggtggaccaggaactcgtgcacttacaaacgttccgtgttgtctggactgcaaactgcgattaaatgcgttaatttttttgacgcgtttttttttttgtaattaattaatcataattaacgcgttaaagtcccacccctaGTTCAGACACACACTATTCTGAACACAGTTCACATTACATTACCTCTGTCACATCTTTTTGACTCCTGCTTTAAGATAGAATAGTCAAAGAAATCAGTTGCCAATGTTTTATATGAGCTTGCTGTCTCCATCGGCAGGCTGTATGTATTTAATTTTGTTAAGAGATCTCAGACTGAAGTCATTTGTAATGTACCACTACAGCTCAAGAGTTAAACTACCTACTCCTGTCTGATTTGtcattattcttcttttttttgtggggtggggggggttcaAGCACCCGTGATGGTAGTGTGCACTTCTGGGAGTGTCCTCGTAGCATTGCCAGTCTGCAGCACATGTGCAGGATGGCCCTTCGCCGGGTGATGAC encodes:
- the LOC143323313 gene encoding uncharacterized protein C17orf113-like, whose product is MSRQLSVRSFFKKPNNDDGVDKRGEKRGTDAVEDEGQTSNQPSVTTERASGSKEVRREYRVQWEQEFSWLRREDGKMFCDICKKANMSNGFVRGCTNMQKSALTDHQNSHSHVEASRVLNQSVAMIKHVEKSQVACNEALKTQLKVVLHMAKTNTPSHLYPDLINLLQSAGCPNLNSAHTYTHHETVSEMEEALAKTITSDIDDRIANSRYVGIIVDETTNITVEKMLITYLTLQQKGEPETAFIGNYAIPSGTAECITAKIKDVLSGRGVAMARVVGLGSDGANVMVGRKAGVARQLRQNDCPFLVNIHCGAHRTALAARDASTAVRQVSAYVTTVNNIYTYYKNSPVRTYRLNELQKEMGEHDLLSLKQPSATRWLSLERAVKGIRANWAALVSELSEEEDAKNCPVAKGIRKHLQTYTFPALTHLLTDVLPVVNRMNLTFQKEDVNISSISPVVSMTVASLEDLMNGPGEAEKKFNEASQDGKFCGVTLTHADAQTFSTLRTEYIAEVIKSIKKRFPSEHLSTISDLDTVLNASRYPGADSALKSYGQEALERVCDHYGSQTGAAEPLVQKERMLRDFLPLKRVLAGSGKPSFRESCRLLITSLGEMFPDFKTLAEVALVIPVSSVAAERGFSLQNNIKTAMRSRLSEAKVQNLMTIASAAIPLETFDYAQAGTQFKSMRTRRKV